In the genome of Paenibacillus pabuli, one region contains:
- a CDS encoding ABC transporter permease, whose product MMRPLPLFKGQRPAVPVTAAPKDTVYSSQWRLIYQKFKKHKLARISMYLLGAFYIIALFAQFIAPYGLQSYDSKYVNAPPMGLRFVDADGKFHIKPFVYELKSERDPETLRKMFVPDTEKKHFFKFFVKGEEYKFLGLIPMSTHLFAVDEPGRIFLLGTDGMGRDLFSRIVLGSQISLSIPLVGVGISFILGLIIGGISGYFGGWIDSMIQRIIEIIRSFPTLPLWMALSAAIPPRIPVVTMYLYIVIIFAFIGWTDLARVVRGKFISLKNEDYVIAAKIAGVGDAKIIVKHLLPGFMSYLVVATTLAIPSMILGETAMSFLGLGVRSPATSWGVLLQEAQKIENVALYPWKLIPLAFVILTVLTYNFIGDGLRDAADPYKK is encoded by the coding sequence ATGATGAGACCACTACCGTTATTTAAAGGTCAAAGGCCGGCAGTCCCTGTTACAGCAGCACCCAAAGATACTGTATACAGCTCGCAGTGGCGCCTGATTTATCAGAAATTCAAGAAACACAAGTTGGCCCGGATCAGCATGTACCTTCTGGGCGCATTTTACATCATCGCACTATTCGCACAGTTTATCGCGCCGTATGGGCTGCAAAGCTATGACAGCAAATACGTGAATGCTCCGCCAATGGGATTGCGATTTGTCGATGCGGACGGCAAGTTTCACATCAAGCCGTTTGTCTATGAATTGAAGAGCGAGCGTGACCCCGAAACATTGCGTAAAATGTTTGTCCCGGATACCGAAAAAAAGCATTTCTTCAAGTTCTTTGTAAAGGGAGAAGAATATAAGTTTCTTGGTCTGATCCCCATGTCGACGCATTTGTTCGCTGTAGATGAGCCAGGCCGTATATTCCTGCTGGGTACGGACGGTATGGGGCGTGACCTGTTCTCCCGGATCGTGCTGGGCAGTCAAATCTCACTAAGCATCCCGCTGGTCGGCGTAGGCATTAGCTTTATTCTGGGTTTAATTATTGGAGGCATCTCCGGTTATTTTGGCGGCTGGATTGATTCCATGATACAGCGCATCATCGAAATCATCCGTTCCTTTCCGACGCTGCCATTGTGGATGGCACTGTCTGCTGCAATTCCGCCACGTATTCCGGTCGTGACCATGTATTTATACATCGTGATCATCTTCGCTTTTATTGGCTGGACCGATCTGGCACGTGTGGTCAGAGGCAAGTTCATTTCGTTGAAGAATGAAGATTATGTAATAGCTGCAAAGATCGCTGGTGTAGGGGATGCAAAGATTATTGTCAAACATCTACTGCCAGGCTTCATGAGTTATTTAGTCGTAGCGACAACCCTGGCAATTCCGAGCATGATTCTGGGTGAGACGGCTATGAGCTTTCTCGGTCTTGGCGTACGTTCGCCAGCAACCAGTTGGGGTGTGCTGCTTCAGGAGGCGCAAAAAATTGAAAATGTGGCCCTTTATCCATGGAAGCTCATTCCGCTCGCTTTTGTCATTCTGACTGT